DNA sequence from the Flavobacterium lipolyticum genome:
CTAAAGACTTAAAGCGTGCCTCTGTATTAATAGAAAAAACTAAACATATCAAATAAAATATTAATAGTTTCAAAAAACACAAGGATAAAAACTAATAAAATACAACTTGACATGAAAAAAATTATTGAAATAATCTGCGTTCTTTTCACAGTAGCAAGTATTAATGCCCAACAGGAAAAAGGAATAATTGGTTATACAAACTGGTTGTCCAATTGGTCAGAATTTAAGCCTCATAAAGTTGAGTATGGAGAACCTAACCAAATTTTAACTGGAAATATTTCTGTTAATACTAAGTTACTCAAAAGGAATATATATGTTTTACAAGGAAACGTTTATATAACCAACAATGCTGTTTTAACCATTGAACCCGGAACTTTAATTATTGGTGATTTCCAGACGAAAGGAACGCTTGTAATTACGAAAGGTGCACAACTTATTGCTGATGGTTTAGAAACTGACCCAATTGTATTTACTTCGAACCGCGGTCTTAAAAAAGCAGGAGACTGGGGAGGCATAGTAATTCTAGGCGATGCTCCAACCAATAAATTTGGAAATATTGGTTCTTATAATTTAGATCTTGACCCTTCTTTAACAACTTACGGCGGAGATAATACTTTTTCAAATTCGGGAATTTTAAGATATGTTAGAATCGAATTTGCGGGCAAAAACCTGAAGAATGTTGCTACTTTCAACGGACTCACAATTGCGGGTGTTGGCAGCAAGACCATTTTAGAAAATATAATGGTAAGCTATTGCGGTGGCAACTCATTTGCTTTCTATGGTGGTGATGTAAATGCTGTCAAGTTTGTTTCATACAAATCAATTAATGATGATTATAAATTTACACAGGGTGTTCAATGTCGCTTGTATAATTCGCTGGCTGCAAGATCTTCCTACTTGTCAAGTAACAAAGATGGCTCTCGTTCTATGGAAGTAAAATTATATGAAAACAAAAATGAAACAGATTTTACCAAAAAACAAACTTTTGTTTCGGCAACTAATATAACATTGTTAAATGACAGTGAGAATATCAATACCGATATACAGTCAGGTTTAGTTAAAGAAGCACTTTATGTAGCAGAAGGTGCTTCTCTCGAAATGAAACGCAGTGTAATTTCGGGGTTTAATCCAGCAGTTTTATTAGACAGTAAAACGGAAATTAATTCTGCTAATCTGAAAAGAATTAAATTTGAAGAAATGTTTTTTAACCTGTGTACCGGAAACATCTTAACAGAAGGAAACAGAAATAAAGAAGACCTAGAACATTGGTATGGTAATAGCTTATTTTCTAATGTCTATTCGAAAAGTGATAATAAGGAAACTTTTGTGGACATATTCAACATTAAAAGACCGGATTTCAGATTACAACTAGGAAAAATTACAGCACAAAACGGAAATAGATAATTTCAGTTTACTACAAAAACAAATTAAATCAAAAAGCTAATCTTAAAATACTTGAAAGATTATCGTTTTAAACTTTGTAAAAAATAAAGTCCTGAAAATTTCAGGACTTTATTTTTTTGCTCCAATACGAATTCTGAAGAATTAAAGAAATCTGGTTCAAAAATTAGCGATTAGATATAAAAATTAAATTGAAGTTACCCTATAATTTTGGCGTTGCCTCCAATTTTGCCACAAAAAACTAAGGTGGTTTCTGAAAAAAAACATAAAAAGAGGTAAATTACCTGTTTTTTTGACCTATAATTCTAAAGATTAAAAAAATAATACTCTCTAAATTTTATAGCTATGAAAAAAAAACAGATAAAAGTCCACGTTAGAGTTTAAGATGCTGACCGCTTCGATAAGCACCCATTGTGGAAAAGTTATAGATGTGACCCGGGAGCTTAATTACCAGGATTTATCATTGGAGCCAGTGCAGGTATGTGAGCCCCAGAATTGCCAAAGAACTATCGGTAATCGACATTAAAGCATTCTGGGCGTTTGTAGCTAAAAACAAAACGGAAAATCATCTGCATAGCATCGCAAAAATGAGATTCAGAAAAATCACAAACTCTGCTCATAGATATCTGACTGCGCAGAACATACTTGGGTACGATTTTAAAGCAATAGACCTCAATGAAGTATGAGTTTCGGGCATAGCTTATATAGAAACCGATGAAGGATGTCTGTATCCCACCATGGTAATAGACCTTTTTTCCCAAAAATGATCGGCTGGCCTTTAAGCGATAACCTAAAAGAAGAGGCACACAATATCCATTTCTGTGATTTGCTTCTTTATTGGAAGGTATCGAACAGATAACCTGCAGCATGAGCTGAAAGGGAAACTTCTTTGACAATACCGTACCCGAGAGTTTTTTCAAAACACTGGAAAACGAATGAGTTTACCATAACACCTATGCCACAAAAGAAAAAGCAGAAAGACTCTATTTCAGACTATATAGAAAACTTTTATAACAAGCGTATAAAACATTCTGGTCTCGCAATTTGATAATAGAGGAATTTCACAATCAATTTCCAGTTACTTAAACATGCTTTTTTAAACTAATTCTTTATAAATTTTATCAAAAAACTAATTTCATTCCTTTGCACATTCTCACTAACTGATACTTAAATAATAAAAAAATGTACCTTAGTACGTATTCTAAAAAACAATTGATTTATGAAATGGATCACCAGAGAAAGGCCAAAAATAGACCGAATTGCATGCCCATGGCTTATTAGAAATTTTGTAGATCCTGAGGCTGAATTTATTTACGTCCCTTTTGATCAGGTTCTGGACAAAGCAAAAGAATTAAATGCCGTTCCTTTTGATATTCCAAATGTTGAATTCACACATTATCAGGAGCAGTGCACCTTCGATTATATTGTAAAAAAATATAAAATCGAAGATCCCGCTATTTCCATCATGGCAGGAATTGTACGCGGGGCTGATACCGATCGTCATGAAATTGCAAAAGAATCTGCCGGACTCTGGGCGGTGTCTGCCGGACTTTCGCATAATATTACCGATGATTATAAACTCCTTGAAACCGGAATGGTGCTCTATGACGCACTTTACAGGTGGGCTTCACATCTATATAAACAGAAACATCTGAAGAACAGTCCCTTTGAGAACCTGCTACACGAAGTTTACAACAAGTTTCTTAAAGACAAAAAAACAACCGGAAAAACACCATCCTGGGTAAAAGACCTCAAAAATCTTATTCAGGACCAGATTGATGCTCAGTTTACTTTCGACCTTAAAAAAATATCGGGTGAACTCGATTTGAACCCATCCTACCTGTCGAGAGAATTTTCTAAATATTTTGAAGATTTAAATTTCGGGGACTATGTCAGAAAACAAAGGATTGAAAAAGCGGTAAATCTTATTGAGAATACTACCTATACTTTGACGGAGATTGCCTATAGAACCGGATTTTCAGACCAAAGCCATTTTACAAGAATTTTTAAACTTCAAACCGGAAAGAATCCGTCGGCGTACAGAAAAAAAATCCAAAAAAAGTAATCCATATACAAAACGTAAAACGCATTCTATTTAGGGAAGTTTAATGCTTGTAATTTTGTTTCTATAATTTATAAAAACAAAATCGATGCTTTTAAGATTCCTGTACCTTTCTATTCTACTACTATTTAGTCTTCCCTGCTTTTCTCAGACTACGTATCCTAAAATCACAGGATATTTTGGTATACTGCATCTTCTGGTAACCTTAAATAAAGATGAAACTGCAGTAAATTTCAGAGACTACTACGCTGTAGGATTTCCAACCGGAATCAATATCTGGAAAAACGAGAAAATCGGATTTTCTTTTGAGGTAGTTCCCAATATAAAGGACGATCAGGGTACCAGTAAAGTAACTCACATATTGTTTCATCCCGGAATTCTGGTAGCCTTGGGACACGGATATACTTTTGCAGGAAGGGCTGCTTTTGACTCCTCCGGAAGATATGGCATTACGCCTGTTTTGAATAAAACAATAATAAAAAGCACCAATTGCAGCTACTTTGCCGCAATCCCCCTGCCCATCCACTTTGGTAATAATCATCCCGCTTCTTTTACAGTAGGGTTTCAGTTTGGAATTGCATTTTAATTTACAGATCATGAACGAAAATCCCAAATATACATTACGGGAATTAACACTTTATTTTTTAAAGCTTGGTACTACAGGTTTTGGCGGTCCCGTTGCTCTGGTGGGCTATATGCACAAAGATCTGGTTGAGAACCGAAAGTGGATATCAGAGGACGAATACCGCGAAGGACTCGCTCTGGCTCAGCTTGCTCCGGGGCCTTTGGCGGCTCAGCTTGGAATTTATATTGGTTTTGTACATTACCGCTTTCTTGGTGCGACATTAATTGGAATTGCCTTTGTTCTGCCTTCTTTTTTAATGGTCCTTTTATTAGGGATCATTTATAAACTCTACGGAGGCCTGTCCTGGATTCAGGCAGTATTTTACGGAGTTGGAGCAGCTGTAATCGGAATTATAGCATTAAGTTCTTATAAACTTACTTTAAAATCCATTGGGCAGCTGAACTGGGAATCAATGAAATCTAAGTGGCTGCTTTGGCTCTTTTTTATTCTTGCCGTTTTTATTACTTATATTACAGAACAGGAACAAGTCCTTTTATTTATTGCAGCCGGTCTTTTATACATGGTAATTAAAGCGCCTCCTAAATGGTGGAATAGCAAAACTGTAAACTCTTTTTCTTTAGTTTTTTTACTAACAGGGTTTTCGAGCTATGAAAGTTCTACTCTTACTAAAATTGCTGTTTTCTTTGCTAAAGCAGGAACTTTTGTATTTGGAAGCGGTCTGGCGATAGTACCTTTTCTACACTCAGGAGTTGTAATCGAAAATCAATGGCTTACTGAGCAACAATTTCTGGATTCGGTTGCTGTTGCTATGATTACACCTGGTCCGGTCGTAATAACGGTTGGTTTTATTGGATATTTGGTCAATGGCTTTTTAGGCGCATTAGTAGCTGCGCTAGCCACTTTCCTTCCCTGCTATCTCTTTACCATTGCAATGGCGCCTTCTTTTAAAAAAATAGCACAAAACAAACCCGTTAAAGCATTTGTCGAAGGTATTACAGCGGCTGTGATAGGTGCTCTTGTCGGATCTGTAATGGTTATAGCTAAAAGAAGTATAATAGACATTCCAACGGCTCTAGTAGCAATTATCACAATTTTTGCACTACTTTATATAAAGAAAATTCAGGAACCCTATATTATTGTCGCAGCGGCTGTTCTAGGAATAATCATTAAATTAGTAATAATATGAACAGAAAAGACTTTTTAAAATCAAGCACCCTTTTTGGCGCGGCAGCTTTAGTACTTCCATTCCATCCTCTAATGCTTTTTTAAATAATCTGGCAGGTAATTCCATTGATAAACTAGTAGACGCAAACGGAAATTATATACAGCAGACGTTACCATATAGTGAAAACTTTCTTGAACCTTATATGGACGCAGAAACACTTCACCTGCATTATGCCTTTCACCATGGCGGTGCTGTAAAAGGAGCTAATAAAGACCTTCAAATGATAAAAAAGGCATTGGAAGAAAACAATCTAGAAACAATAGATTTTTGGACCAAAAAATTATCGTATCACTTTTCTTCTCATATTCTTCATTCTATCTTTTGGACCAATCTTACCAATAAAGCTAATGCACCCAAAGGCAATCTGCTCAAAAGGATTGAAAAAAGTTTTGGAAGCTTTGATAAGCTCAAAGTGCTTATCGCTGCAACATCTAAAAATGTAGACGGAAATGGATGGGGAATACTCGCCTACCAACCCTACAGTGACAGTCTTGTAGTACTTCATTGTGAAAATCACGAAAAACTAACCCAATGGGGTGCGGTTCCAATTTTGGTAATTGATGTATGGGAACACGCATACTATCTTAAATATAAAAACAAACGCACTGATTTTGTTGACGCATTATTCAATATTATAAACTGGGATAATGTAGCATTGAGGCTGAATGATGCTGAAAAATTAATCTTATAATTTTTTTTAAGTTCAAATTTTCTTCTTGTTTAAAATAACAAAGCGTTATCGAATACTCAATTTTTAGATTCCTATGTTTAGAATAAAATTCAATTGTTCACAACATTACACCCTAGCATACCATAAATTTGCGTACCTTTTTTTGAAATTAAATATCCACCATAAAGTTACTTTTTATCCATTTTTTTTCTGGTAATAATTAAATTTCATATCAAACCAGATTTGCAAATAATTACACTATTTCGGTCTATAATCTGACTTAAAACATTAAAATGTATTCTAAATTTTATTCTCTTCTATATATTGATTTTCCATTCTTAATCGTTTGCAAAACCTTAATATCTTTTATTTTCATACCATCTACTTTTAATGGATTTTTATCTAAAATAACTAAATCGGCAAGTTTACCGGCTGTCAAACTGCCTTTTCTGTGTGTTTCATCATACTGTGAGGCAACATTAATAGTCATTGCCCGCAGGCCTTCATACGGAGTAACCCTTTGGTCAGCTCCAACTGTTTCTCCTCCTCTGGAAATTCTGTTTACCGCGGACCATAAAACCATCATCTGATCAAGCGGCACAACGACAAAATCAGTATGATTAGTAGGTTTTAATCCTGCATCAACAGCATCTCTCATCGGGCTTATATATTGTGATTGTTTAAATCCCCGATTTTTCAAATGAGCTTCATAAAAATTGATAAATTTTGATGCACTTTTTTCTATGATATTAGTTTGAATTTATTTTCAACCGTTTGGCTTTTTGCTTTCAAATTCTATTGCCAAAATTTATATTCCTAAATCATTACAATCCAAAGAACACCTTCGTCGAATTAACACTTTTTAACATTTAATCCTCATAATTAATACTTGCAAACATTTCCAAAATAAAAAATCTAAAAAAATTATCTTACAAATTCACTTGAAAGCAAACCAATTTCCCTAAATCTTATACAAAATGGTTTGTATTTCGTAAGGTAAACTACTTTACAGGACATAAAAACAGTAACTACTCACAAGAAAAATGGTCAAATAATGAACTTTAAATGCCGAAAATGCACATTGCAAGCATATTCACCTATGAAAAATTATTATAAAAATATGACACTAATTCAAATTAAAAAAATTATTTAATAGTTAATGTCATATTAGGAACAATTATAGCGTCAGTTATTCCTCCTGTGAATCGTTGAGCATAAACTTCAAGATAATCATTTGTTAATAATTCAACCGAAGCATTTAAAGGAAGGACTATAATGTCATTTATTGCTACTCCTCTTCCATAAATTTTATTCTGTGTTAAAGCTGTTCCATTCTTTGCAATATAGATTATATAGGTACCTACTGCGGATACTTGAAAGGAAATAGAGCCTGTAACCTGAAAAATTCGTTTCTTTTTTCCCATATATCTCAATCTGTTATTATTATTTGTTGGTGCATCTAAGGAAAATCTAAATAAATTATAGGATGTTGAATTCCCATTAACTTTAACAATATTACTTGGATTCGATGTATTAAAGCTTGTAGAAGCACCGGAGCCAACAGGATAATCCATAGTGAAATCGGCTACAGCACTGGCATCCGTTTCGGTAGGAATTCCGGCCGACCGTACGCTCCAGCTATTGGTAAAGTTATATCCGGTATAAGTACCGGCAGTATAGGATTTTACATATCCACTTGTGTTGGTGCCGGTAAAAACAACCGATTCTAAGACACCATCTCCTAATATTGTTGGATTTGAAGATACATCAAATCCAATAGCAGTACCATTGACCTGACTGAAGCCTCCTTGCTTTTCCACAAGAGTAAAGGTTCCGGTTAGTTTTTCATAAGTGCCTGAATTATTACTGAACCATCCTAAATTACTAAGTAATAATTGTGTGATATTATTGTATGTTATTCCATTTGTATTTCCTGAGAATTGTATAATACTTAAAAAAACCAATCCAAAGCCAGATATGCTTCCTACAGAATTGGAATTAGCCACTATGCAATCTCGAAATATTAAGTTTTGAGTTGCCGCTCCATTAAGGTTAAACACATTTCCAGTTGGAGCAAGAAGAGTTAGACCTTTTATAGTTCCTCCGTTGGCACCTTCAAAAATATTTCCTGATGATCTGATAATAACATCTTGATTGGAATCCACTCCCTGTAAATAAGCATTATTTAGGTCAATAGGAAAATTAAAAGTAACATTACCGTTAATTTCATATAATGTACTGGAATTCAAAAGATACTTAGAACCTCCTCCGGCGGCAAGTTCATCAGCTAAAATAGTGGCTAAATTATCTGTAGATTTTATACGTTTAAAATTGATCCTTCCCTGTACTCCGCTACTTAACGGCATCCATGAAGTGCTGTCTGCTGAATAATAGTAAAAAACTTTTAAATCCGTATCATAGACTATAAGACCATCAGCCGGAGTTGTGATCGCAGTTCTTTGAGCAGTTGTCATTCTGGGTGTAAGTAATCCTTGTGTAGTAGAGGTAAGATCTAGTATTGAACTGGAATTTGGCGTTATTGTCCCAATTCCGACTTGCGCATTAGCTATAAATCCAAAAAGAAGAAAGAGAAACACTAAGAACATTTTATGATTTCTAAGAGCAGGTTTGTTGATCATAATTTTTTGGTATTAGTTATTTTTTTCTGTTGTCTATTTTGAGTAATTACTCTTAATTTTTAGAGTTTAAAATGATTATTTTCTCCGTGAATCTTTCATTATTCAGAGTTAAAAATTGGGCAATATAAACTCCATTGCTTAATCCATTGGTTGAAAAAATATAATTTTGTTCTGTTCCCAGATTTTCTTTATGCAGAATAACTTTCCCGGTTATTTCATAAAGCTTAAACGTTCTTAAAGAAAGATTTTTGGGATTAGATACTTTTAAACTATTATTGATATTATCCTGATTAATGAAAAACGGATTATAGTTTTTTTCACTGGTATTAAGTGTTTTATCGTCTTTGAATGTAATTTTAAAACGATCTGTATAAACGCCCTTTTCAAGATTTACCTCATACATTCCATTTTTTATGTCATGAAAAGAATTATTCAGTGCATCATAGAGGTAAATCATTTGCGAAGCTTCCCAATTTATTACCTCGGGAATCTTGAATTTAAAGGTAGTATTGGTAGTTGCTTTTACGATTATGGGGATTTTTTTTTCAGCATCAAAATTTAAACCCTGAATGATATAATTATTATTTTCTATTAAAAAGTTCACATCATTAGGAAGTTCATCCATACCTAGCGCATCAATACCAATATCAACTCCATCTGTTGCGCGAGAGACAAATACAAGAGCTAATTGTCTGGTAAACTCATTATTGATTATAACATTTAATTTAAGGTATGAAATCCCCTCAGTGGCTTCAATTCCTTTGACGCTCTTTTCTTTAGGAATATGTTTTTCAAACTGTGACAAACCACTTCCTTGTTTGTAAAATGCCCTATGGGCATTTTTAAACGTCGCAGTCCCGCTAGCGGTCGCATTAATTACAAACCCCTGGCCAATTGGAGAATATTTTCTTTGTATTACAAGTCCGGAAGACAGTCCCGTGTTGTTTACTGAGCCATCCGGATTATAAGTATTGAAAGTGGCCGGTACATATATACCATTGGAACCTAAACTGATTGGAGAATATGCACCATAGCCCCCTTTGTAATTTACTAAGGTGTGTGTGTTTACTGTCTTATCTTGTTCCCAGAAGTAAGCAATACCACCTGTATTTGCATTAGAAGGATCTAAAAGAAAAGCATTTAAATGTAAAGCTGATGGATATGGATTTCCGGTTAAAGTGGCATTATTAGCCCCTAAGGAAATAGTAATATTGCCATCATTTGGTTTTCCTCTAAAATCATATCTTTGTGACCCGCCGGAATTATTTGTAACACCGGTTCCCTCAGGATCGGTTGAATCAGTTCCACTTGTTCCTTTCATTGAAAAACCTTCACCAGGTGCTAAAATAGTAGATCCCCCAACAAAAATCCATTGCGAATAATTATTGGCATTTATGAGTTTATAAACCCATTTTGATGCTATTGCCAGAGGATTGGAAGTTCCATCGGAATTACTTACGGGTAAAATTGTTGATGCTACTGAAGCAATTTCCGTGGTAGGTCTGCTCAGCAATGTAATACCAAAGTTTTCATTTCCGGATGAATTCGTGGCGTTTCCAACAGGAGAACACCAATAATTATAATCGAAATTATCTGAAGTTCCCCTTTGATAAACTGACAATGTACCCAATCCCGAATTAGTTGAATTCCCTGTTGTTCCCTGCAACAATTGTGAATTATTACGTAGGTAGAGATTAGAATTCAAAGCTAAGTTGATACTCTGTTGAACATATAACACTTCATTCTTTACATACATGTTCGTATTTGGACTGAAATAAATTTGTGAGATACATTTTGAATTAATCAACAGGAAAATAAATAGAATTATGATCTTCATTACTTTAACTTTAAGATTAATAGCGTTTATTTACTAAAACTGTATATTGGATGTTTTTCTTTTTTTAATTAAAAAAAAAGCTCCAAGTATTATTCCGCTTAGAAATAATATCGAAATTTCATTGTCTATTGGTACAGGATCTCCAACTGGTGGAGGTATGGATTGCGGTTGTGGTACTGGGGGCGATGGCGCAGCTATGTTATTATGCGAAATAAAAAGAAGAATTACTACCAATTTTAACGATTTAACTTTCATATTACTTAGGATTAAGAGTTGCGAAATTGATTAAATTGTAATTTTTTTATTATTCTATTTTTGGTATAACAACAATAAATTAGGTAATTTGCTTATGTGAAGATATAAAAAATCTTACAAAATAAAAATTAAAAAAAATAATTTTGCGTAAAATTATTTACATTATAGAATTACTGTTGAAAACATTATCTTCAAAAGGTCACAAAGTAATATCCCATCGCCATTTTATATAAAAAAGTATTCCCATTTAACATACTGAAAAGTAAACTCGAGTTATCTTCTATTGTGCCACAATAAATTAAGGCAGCAAATTCATTTATAATCCTGCTTTACTTTGTAACATCCGATCATTGCAAAATCGTAGCACGGTATATACGTTTTTTAAACAAGGAATTCGGTAAAACTAAATTCTAAAAGTTTTAGATTCGGATATATTAAGTATCAATATAATCTTCACTTAAATAATTATATATAAATTAACCA
Encoded proteins:
- a CDS encoding T9SS type A sorting domain-containing protein, with the translated sequence MKIIILFIFLLINSKCISQIYFSPNTNMYVKNEVLYVQQSINLALNSNLYLRNNSQLLQGTTGNSTNSGLGTLSVYQRGTSDNFDYNYWCSPVGNATNSSGNENFGITLLSRPTTEIASVASTILPVSNSDGTSNPLAIASKWVYKLINANNYSQWIFVGGSTILAPGEGFSMKGTSGTDSTDPEGTGVTNNSGGSQRYDFRGKPNDGNITISLGANNATLTGNPYPSALHLNAFLLDPSNANTGGIAYFWEQDKTVNTHTLVNYKGGYGAYSPISLGSNGIYVPATFNTYNPDGSVNNTGLSSGLVIQRKYSPIGQGFVINATASGTATFKNAHRAFYKQGSGLSQFEKHIPKEKSVKGIEATEGISYLKLNVIINNEFTRQLALVFVSRATDGVDIGIDALGMDELPNDVNFLIENNNYIIQGLNFDAEKKIPIIVKATTNTTFKFKIPEVINWEASQMIYLYDALNNSFHDIKNGMYEVNLEKGVYTDRFKITFKDDKTLNTSEKNYNPFFINQDNINNSLKVSNPKNLSLRTFKLYEITGKVILHKENLGTEQNYIFSTNGLSNGVYIAQFLTLNNERFTEKIIILNSKN
- a CDS encoding chromate resistance protein ChrB domain-containing protein, producing the protein MKWITRERPKIDRIACPWLIRNFVDPEAEFIYVPFDQVLDKAKELNAVPFDIPNVEFTHYQEQCTFDYIVKKYKIEDPAISIMAGIVRGADTDRHEIAKESAGLWAVSAGLSHNITDDYKLLETGMVLYDALYRWASHLYKQKHLKNSPFENLLHEVYNKFLKDKKTTGKTPSWVKDLKNLIQDQIDAQFTFDLKKISGELDLNPSYLSREFSKYFEDLNFGDYVRKQRIEKAVNLIENTTYTLTEIAYRTGFSDQSHFTRIFKLQTGKNPSAYRKKIQKK
- a CDS encoding chromate transporter — protein: MNENPKYTLRELTLYFLKLGTTGFGGPVALVGYMHKDLVENRKWISEDEYREGLALAQLAPGPLAAQLGIYIGFVHYRFLGATLIGIAFVLPSFLMVLLLGIIYKLYGGLSWIQAVFYGVGAAVIGIIALSSYKLTLKSIGQLNWESMKSKWLLWLFFILAVFITYITEQEQVLLFIAAGLLYMVIKAPPKWWNSKTVNSFSLVFLLTGFSSYESSTLTKIAVFFAKAGTFVFGSGLAIVPFLHSGVVIENQWLTEQQFLDSVAVAMITPGPVVITVGFIGYLVNGFLGALVAALATFLPCYLFTIAMAPSFKKIAQNKPVKAFVEGITAAVIGALVGSVMVIAKRSIIDIPTALVAIITIFALLYIKKIQEPYIIVAAAVLGIIIKLVII
- a CDS encoding superoxide dismutase, which codes for MDAETLHLHYAFHHGGAVKGANKDLQMIKKALEENNLETIDFWTKKLSYHFSSHILHSIFWTNLTNKANAPKGNLLKRIEKSFGSFDKLKVLIAATSKNVDGNGWGILAYQPYSDSLVVLHCENHEKLTQWGAVPILVIDVWEHAYYLKYKNKRTDFVDALFNIINWDNVALRLNDAEKLIL
- a CDS encoding amidohydrolase family protein, whose amino-acid sequence is MKNRGFKQSQYISPMRDAVDAGLKPTNHTDFVVVPLDQMMVLWSAVNRISRGGETVGADQRVTPYEGLRAMTINVASQYDETHRKGSLTAGKLADLVILDKNPLKVDGMKIKDIKVLQTIKNGKSIYRRE